Genomic DNA from Antennarius striatus isolate MH-2024 chromosome 16, ASM4005453v1, whole genome shotgun sequence:
TAGACAGGagcttttcttctgttttctatGATCCCCCGTCCCCACAGGATCAAATCAGTGAAGGAATCACGTCTCTTATCGTTCTGTTGTCGGTAGACGTCCACGATCTCTACACACTAACTTCACCAAATATTAACAAAGATAATGAGTTGTGCCAGGATTaaatttttgtttccattgaaATGTGATCGTGGGCTCTATAAGGTAAACAATACATTCTAGGTTCAAATACTAATGCagtagtttttctttttaaatattcagaagTTTTAGTTGTTGACTTTTTTATGGGAGATATTTTAAGTTGACTCTGAAGGTTTGGCGCCTTCTCCACAGCAACAATCCACAGTAGTATAGATGTACAGTAGGTCATCTCCTAGTGCAGGGGTGTCagtcattttcaccaagggccacatcagcataatggctgtccctaaagggccagatgtaacttataaatgtaactaaatgtaactcaatgtaatgtaacataaatgtaactaatccttaatgttaaataactgactttgttattcaagttacaaacgttagagttgcacagaaaaaatatgttgtttctctgttatgacataaattattttattttgtcagattatgaaacccacagaagtccatcaatcaaggatcaaacattccaagtgaataaaaaaataatgacattaactTTGAGGCTATTTCAACcttgacaaaaaacaatcacttcattgtgggaaatgtggttttggtCAACGCACACTTTTgagctatttattttttgttctcgcgggccacataaaatgatgtggcgggccacatttggcccccaggcccaGAGTTTGTCACATATTTTCTAGTGGAATGGCATCAGtagaatattttctgttttcttgcaaatactttttttatttggtccAAAAGAATAAAGATGTGACTGAAGTTGTGCTCGGAGATTAATTGGAGCAAAGGGCTCTGGTTATCTGTCTGCACAAGAAAATATGAAGTAATACAAATTTACGTCCAGGTTGTCAGGACCGCTCACCCAGAGTTCAAATTTCAAACTTCCTGGAGCTATAAACAAATTTGTTTGGCAACTGGACAATATTTGGCTCAGAGGCCACTGAGTTCACAATGTGAGGACTTCTTTGACGGCATTACTCAAAACGCAGAAGTCACAGTTGGGGCATTTTCTGTGTAGAGCCTACATATAATAATACCTGAGTGGGATGTTTCTGTAAACATCAGAAAATGGAGCCCTCTCTCGTTCAACCCAGCAAAACCCATGTCAAAAtgataaacatgacaaaaatatgaGTAGCAGCAGTTAGGAgctgttgggtctaaatctcgaacattcactcaaaaactgttctaagctagaccagggtcatcagacaaaggcacccagagaggttttaaagttttaccagctgcagcagggagagacacagaagagatgcacttgacttggtgcaattcaaagtagactctggctctgtcccacccggctgctttcttttattaaaaaatggatagagcagggttagataaagacgcgcgcaggcgtcgtaacagtttagatcacacacaaggtcgagaacaataagacgtttttctacatgttgggagttaacttgtggttatctatgttggaacattttaatcgtcatcaaggttgtagctgtctgcagtaggtgattaactggaacaggatgtgtttgttagtaaattcgggtgcagcacttctaaatgtagattatgacattttagaaacacacatatacttcatttaaattttagcttatcttacaggAGCTTAAAAAATACATCAGTAGAAGGAGTTTGGAACCAGAGCTTCTTATTTTAATGCAAATTGTTAATCATTTTGAAGCCTCTGGATTTTTCTACAGTATGTGGATACATGCAGTTTGCTTGAAtacaacatgaacatgaaccTGACACAGGATCTGTAGCACTAAGAAATAACAGAGTAATGATATGAGTCAAAGGTCAGGGTACAAAATGTGTGCTTTAACTTTTTatatttcacaaattaaaattctactttttctttcatcatcatTTTAGGCTTTGTGCACACGTTCTTAATAGAAATCAAATAATGAAATATGAGTTTCAAAGTCATCTGTTCATGTCAGCTGTTCTcagctctgctgctgttttaCCAGCCAGTATTTGTTCTCTCTTCCCCGGTCCAGTCTACACGTGTCGCTCAGCGCCCAGGGTCAGACCATGGTGTCGGCGCTGGTCTTCAGCACTTTGCTGTGGCTCTCCCTCATCCTCGCTCTCAGGTTCTGCCTCAAGCTGCTCCTCTCCTACCACCAATGGATGTTCGAGCAGCACGGCCGAGTTTCCAACGTCACCAAAGTCTGGGTGGTAAGCTGCTACAGCTCCCTCTATGGAGGCTCTGCAGAGGTCAATTCAGGCCATGAACTGAGTTGCCCTGGTTCTAACATCGTGACCAGTTTAATATTactttgaaattaaaaacagaaaatcaaaaatcaaatttcatgATCTGTTTTCATCAGACTTTGCTGAGCTTACTGTCGAGAAGGAAGCCTCTGCTGTACAGCTACCAAACGTCTCTACCTCACCAGCCGGTTCCTGCCATCAAAGACACCGTCAGCAGGGTGAGAGGACACGCTGACTTCATGTCTGCTGTGTTAATATCATGGCCTTCATGaggagaaggtcaggaggaagACTAACTATTAAAGACTCATCAGACACTCACTCACTGATGCCCTCTTCTGTCAGTACATGAACTCTGTGCGCCCCCTGCTGACGGATCCAGAGTTTAAACGGATGACTGAACTGGCCCGGGACTTTGAGTCGAACCTGGGAAACCGCCTGCAGCGTTACCTGAAGCTCAAGGCTCTGTGGGCCACCAACTATGTGAGTGTACTCAGTCACACACTAGAGCTCCGTCTGTTTGTCCAGTAATCTGTTAGTAGATCAGGAAGACATTCTGAAAGATTTAAAGGTCATGGAAGGCAAGTGTAACAGATTTGAAGTGCGTAAATATGTATTCTGTTTGTATTATAATAAATccaattatttaatttacagaaTTTTAACAGATAAAAACTCGGAGTGTGGACGTTACAGCAGGACCTCTGTTAAAATAAGAATGTGGGTTCTGTGACATTGTGAACACAAAACGATCAAATATTCAGGAAAAGAAATGgctttttcccccctttttttagtCGACAAGTTTCGATTTAAAGTCGAAGATTCATGATGATAGAAGAGGCCACAATATACACATACAGCACTTTTTCCTTTTAGAAGCAAAGTGTTTTACACTGTCTTTCAAGAAGTGGTACAACCTTCAGATCGTTTTggatacagtatttttttttttacattaaactgacaggtatttttatttttacctgttTTTTAAGTCATTAAGAACCAGCTTGCACGTCCTTGAGCACACAGGTAGTGTTGGAGAACAGGGTGTTTGCTAAATCAGCGTTTGTTGACTTTCTGCTGAGGAATGTGAGTGGAGCTCACCTGTTACTCTTTATCAGTTGTGTTCCGGAAAACTTGTATTTGAGTAGAATTAAGAATTAAGGGCCGTCCAGCGGGTGAATGAGTTTGAGGAATGTTGAAGgattatacagtaatccctcgcgtattcacgcttcaagatgcccggcttcacctcattgcagatttttagtaggtggtcacgtgatactgtacacacatgctattggcttacagtatccggaagtgcgctgcgttccgaaactcacggaacgcagcgcacttctttgtgtcaaagaaacacttaaaaccATTTTAAGCAGTTAACCAAATTGAATAGGAAAACATTCTGGTTCAGCAGATCTGGAGTCTGATCTTGTCTCTGTGCTGGAACATTATTGTCATTCACTGCAGACATAACCTGTTGCATCAGAAGTCTTGTAATCGCTCCTTTCCTTCCATggcaatgcttttttttttttttttaagatccagatgatttggatttttttccaaGGCCTGAACTGTTCTTTGGGCCATGTCCTACctcaaaatgtcatcaaaatgcATTTTAGGTTTTTGAGCCATTCCACTGATCGACAAAGGGATGTTCCTTCACCAGTAAAGATGTGAAATGTACTGGAATTGGTTTTaggttttttctttctattttgttTCACACAAAGTAGAACGTGTCACCTTGTGGTTTCAGGTCAGCGACTGGTGGGAGGAATACATCTACTTGAGAAGCCGCGGTCCCATCATGGTTAACAGTAACTACTATGGCATGGTAACTATCCTACTATGGAATGGGAACTATCCTCTATAGCTTACAAAAAGACGGCTACAGATTCAGTTTTATCCGTTTTCagctttaaatataaatataagtcGGATCAGATGGACGCCTCTtcatttctaaaactttttcatgtgttatttgtgtttgtgtgttttcaggactTTCTGTATGTGACTCCGACCCCGGTGCAGGCCGCGAGGGCAGGAAACACCATCACCGCTCTGCTGCTCTACCGCCGGAAGGTCAACCGGGAGGAACTCAAACCAGTAAGAGCACACACACCCCTACAGAGCTCATCCACCAAtgggtaaagtgtgtgtgtgtgtgtgtgtgtgtgtgtgtgtgtgtgtgtgtgtgtgtgtgtgtgataataaATATCAATAATGGAGGTGTTTCTGTGTTGCAGAGCCGTGTTCCAGGCACGGTCATTCCTCTGTGTGCTGCTCAGTATGAGAGGATGTTCAACACAACACGCACACCAGGAGAGGAAACCGgtaacacacactgatggatcTGAGTGTTTGAACATGAAGCCTGTAGACAAGGAGACCCTCATGCTAAATTAAAAACTTTGTAAAATAGAAGCAATTTAGAGGTAAAAACACAAATGGTTTTATTGTCAgatttacttttgctttttctCCACAGATGTTCTCCAGCACTGGCAGGACAGTGAGTTTATAGCTGTGTACCATAGGGGGCGCTATTTCCGCCTGTGGGTGTACCGGGCGGGTCGGCTGCTGTCCCCCAGGGAGATCGAGTACCAGATCCAGAAGATCCTGGATGACTCTTCACCCCCACAACCTGGAGAAGACAAGCTGGGGGTGCTGACGGCTGGAGAGAGGTGAGACCAGCGGCCGCGATGGGAACGTGTCCGTTCTGGACAGAGCTGGGGTCTTGGGTGTAGAAGTGTGGTAAAAATCCCAAGTTAGCCAAAGCCCCACCGCCACAGGGCGCTTGTGTTGAAAATGTCATGATGGCGTTCAGTTTGTACCGTATGGATCATGTGTCGCCCCATCCCAGGATTCCGTGGGCTCAGATGAGGAAGCGGTACTTCAGCTCTGGCGTCAACAAGCGAGCACTAGACTACATCGAGAGAGCGGCCTTCTTCGTGACTTTAGATGATGATGAGCAAGGCATGAAGGGAGATGACCCCGTGGGAAACCTGGACCGCTACGCCAAGTCCCTGCTGCATGGAAAATGTTACGACAGGTGAGGAGGAAAGGAATGGGAGGAGAGAAGCATGCTCACCGCACAGGGGCTTCTGGGCTGCGGTTGAACCCAGTGATGTCATGGAAACAACGAAACTAAGGCCCGGTCCACACGatgccagaactttttgaaaacgcaacttttttgtggtgtttacgccttccgtccacacgacaacacagatatccggaacgaaaacccAACTTATTAAAAACGCTGgctgaggtggatttttaaaaaaacgctgggtctgcgttgtcgtgtgaacGGCCTATccggaaatttttaaaaacgctgacgtcttgcctgcgacaaaaaacctctgtgacgtcatatttatgggcccgtgtgttgtgacgacaaaacacggaggattcctattggataaaatttgactcaatactgccaccacatggtttggcatgcttatagccgtcttcgaaaatgcgctgctgcgtttacgtgtggacggagatttttttgaaagctctgtcgtgtggacgcgaatcgttttcgatgtgtttttaaaaagttgtgttttcaaaaaaatccgtcgtcatgtggacggggcctaagttAGACTTGAAAGCATTCATGCTTCTGATATGTGGTCTGGAGCTGATCTAATAGAGATCAGTGTTTAAATGGAATGAATCTGGAGGCTGAGGCAGATCATCTGTATATTATACcataaaatattacaataacCACGAAAAGAAGGACCGCACACACGATGTCAGAAGATAAAGTGAAATTACCGTCATGTTGAACTTACTTTTTGGTTTGTGCTGTTCCTCAGCTCAACCTCACAGAGGCGCTAGCGAGCCTCTCAGGCTGATGGTGAGATCCAAACGCAGAACAGAGAATAGTAATGGATTCCATGGGCAGGGTTAGATTTTATTTCCATGTAAACTATCGTTTCTCAGCTTCTGTTTGCgttaatttgtgtttgattctAATAGAATGTGGTTGTTAGAACGTATTACgttatttgtttgtgttcagagtcttgtttcctgtcacatcttgtttcctctctcctccgtGTCTCAGATGGTTCGATAAATCCTTCTCCATTGTCATCTACAAGAATGGGAAGAGTGGACTGAACGCAGAGCACTCCTGGGCCGATGCACCGACAGTTGCTCACCtttgggaggtgtgtgtgtgtgtgtgtgtgtgtgtgtgtgtgcacgtgtgtgtgtgtgtgcacgtgtgtgtgtgtgtgtgatgctcaTCTCTTAGAAATAGAATAATGGTGAAGTTAGACCGTTATGATGTGGTGGGATTACGTTTCTGCTTGAAAACTTTTGATTTGGGGTCAGTGCTGGCTCTCTGGTCTAATTGGTTGGGGGGGGTGAGAGTTTTTCATATATGTTTGGATGTAAGCTTGAGCCTCCGTCTCTCTGCTCCAGTACACCCTGGCCACTGATGCCTTCCAGCTGGGCTACACTGAGGACGGACACTGTAAGGGTGACATCGAGCCCTGTCTCCCCCCACCACAGAGGCTCATCTGGGACATCCCATCTGAGGTGCGTCTTAGATTGGAAGTCTAGAGCATAACTTGATGTGTATAAAGCAAGTCTTTAGTGTAGAAACCTGTTTCAGACGAGTGTACCACCTCTTGTTCCTTTCATCTGGGATTGCAAAACTTTCTCACATCTGCTAAGAGagattaaaacatttccaaTGAAATGACGAATGCGTGTTTTTATACCAATTAAACTGGCCTTGCTTGCTAGAGCCAGGTTCCTGAATGACTGCTGATCATAAACAAGGTCACGCTGTGAAAAGATCATCAGTCATGGTTGTTCAGGAGAGATTTATGAACACAGGATTTCAGCCAACTGGGGGTTACTAAAgcacatttcttctttttctgaagAAAGTAACCCAAGGAAGGACAGTTATATCAGTTCCGCTTTTTTAATCCTTTCAATATAAACTTTCCAGTCAAAATGTCATCAAGCCGTTTGACCGTTTGTTTGTTAAACACAGCTCTTCAGGACAactttgagaaaataaatattaagtaGTTGTGAAATTTTACAGTTTCAGGTAAGAACTCTGTCACAAAACTAAACTTTGCTGGTCAAAGCGATTGAAGGGATATGAAGCAGCACACGGTCCAGGCGTTGCAGATCAGGGACAGAAATAAAGCTGAGCTTTTGGTCAGAAGTCTGACCTTCACAGGCCAGCCGAATAAATTGACTAACCTCCTGAAGCTGGTCCCCCCACTTTTGATTGCCATCCAGAGTACTTTCTACTTTTGTCTCTAGTATGTGGACATTGGTGATCTCAGCAATTTGGGTTCCATCAGACAGTAAgtgacaatattaaaaaaaaaaacagcgtcTGTTTTGATGCACTCTATTATTGAAGATAAGTCTAACATTTACTGGAGTTTCATGACTTTTTGAGTAATCAGCTGCAGGgtcatattttctgtttctggtgTGGACTTGCTATTCCATCGG
This window encodes:
- the cpt1a2b gene encoding carnitine O-palmitoyltransferase 1, liver isoform → MAEAHQAVAFQFTITPEGIDLQLSYQALNQIYLSGVRSWKKRLSRMRNSLIKGVFPASPSSWLFVVIAILATMYMRSDPSMGLINKIQQHLPLSLHVSLSAQGQTMVSALVFSTLLWLSLILALRFCLKLLLSYHQWMFEQHGRVSNVTKVWVTLLSLLSRRKPLLYSYQTSLPHQPVPAIKDTVSRYMNSVRPLLTDPEFKRMTELARDFESNLGNRLQRYLKLKALWATNYVSDWWEEYIYLRSRGPIMVNSNYYGMDFLYVTPTPVQAARAGNTITALLLYRRKVNREELKPSRVPGTVIPLCAAQYERMFNTTRTPGEETDVLQHWQDSEFIAVYHRGRYFRLWVYRAGRLLSPREIEYQIQKILDDSSPPQPGEDKLGVLTAGERIPWAQMRKRYFSSGVNKRALDYIERAAFFVTLDDDEQGMKGDDPVGNLDRYAKSLLHGKCYDRWFDKSFSIVIYKNGKSGLNAEHSWADAPTVAHLWEYTLATDAFQLGYTEDGHCKGDIEPCLPPPQRLIWDIPSEVQEQVGRSLALAQAVADDVDCHVFPFRDFGKGRIKKLRISPDAFIQLSLQLAYYRDRGGFCLTYEASMTRLFREGRTETVRSCSNESSAFVKALENGESEDRCRSLFRLAAENHQNLYRMAMTGAGIDRHLFCLYVVSKYLGVESPFLKEVLSEPWRLSTSQTPVQQMELFDLKNHPEYISLGGGFGPVADDGYGVSYIIVGEDMINFHVSCKHSCSETNSHRFGAQISKALQDNLALFCPDTKKSSS